From the Bubalus kerabau isolate K-KA32 ecotype Philippines breed swamp buffalo chromosome 2, PCC_UOA_SB_1v2, whole genome shotgun sequence genome, one window contains:
- the LOC129644379 gene encoding uncharacterized protein LOC129644379 yields MVKIGTEAGTKVQISENANPRLGHCAQARAHSHGPGLKRKKVATRIYLHHLACPLSPGPRASCDPGLRPQGSRTPLPVPPPAPQRAAGRGWKPDDFPAPPGAVDTKRAQASRPPPPLASPCRRAFQPPLGSGARGPAAADSPGCLTASRALLPSLRGARHVPAEACPASRGGAGRSLRARGIRANTVLHRAPSRRAASRPGRREQRAEVTGSAQWSDGRGLETRRAAGRKCRERWRDSREMLSSEPAGGRRVGLVGVACGVPSAPKPPAGSRHEAQEVFGRKGRGLRRYEWKACQVSVKAKVLRARINEPSLFTL; encoded by the exons ATGGTCAAAATC GGTACTGAAGCAGGGACGAAGGTACAAATTTCTGAAAACGCGAATCCTCGCTTGGGCCACTGCGCGCAGGCGCGCGCCCACTCGCACGGTCCAGGTCTCAAGAGGAAAAAAGTAGCAA CACGAATTTATCTCCACCACCTCGCGTGTCCCCTCTCCCCAGGACCCCGGGCCTCCTGCGACCCAGGTTTGAGACCTCAGGGCTCGCGGACGCCTCTCCCCGTCCCGCCTCCAGCCCCGCAGCGAGCAGCGGGACGCGGGTGGAAACCGGATGACTTCCCGGCGCCTCCAGGAGCCGTCGATACCAAGAGGGCCCAG GCATCGCGCCCTCCTCCGCCCCTGGCATCTCCATGCCGCAGGGCCTTCCAGCCGCCCCTCGGGTCGGGGGCCCGGGGCCCGGCCGCCGCGGACTCACCTGGCTGCCTCACAGCCTCTCGCGCTCTGCTGCCCTCGCTCAGAGGGGCACGACATGTCCCCGCGGAAGCCTGCCCCGCgagccggggcggggcggggcggagctTGCGGGCCCGCGGGATTCGCGCCAACACCGTTCTCCACCGCGCTCCCAGTAGGCGAGCTGCCAGCCGGCCGGGCCGCCGAGAGCAGAGAGCTGAGGTGACGGGGAGCGCGCAGTGGAGCGACGGCCGGGGATTGGAGACCCGCAGGGCCGCTGGCAGGAAGTGTCGCGAGAGGTGGAGGGACTCGCGCGAGATGTTATCCTCGGAACCGGCTGGAGGTCGGCGCGTGGGACTAGTGGGTGTTGCGTGCGGCGTGCCCTCCGCTCCGAAGCCGCCCGCGGGTTCTCGGCACGAGGCTCAGGAGGTCTTTGGAAGGAAGGGACGCGGCCTGAGGCGTTACGAGTGGAAAGCCTGTCAAGTCTCGGTGAAAGCCAAGGTTCTTCGAGCAAGGATAAACGAGCCCAGCCTCTTCACTTTATAG